The following proteins are co-located in the Tachysurus vachellii isolate PV-2020 chromosome 19, HZAU_Pvac_v1, whole genome shotgun sequence genome:
- the LOC132862343 gene encoding uncharacterized protein LOC132862343 isoform X2, giving the protein MMKSLFIFTLSLISGPVGCVVTGYTGGSIVIISDIKWGSGFSTYICKVGSISCTDIIRTDTTENFVQEGRFKLYKNNNRFLRVLIRRLKPQDTGVYRIGVEDQTPIDVKLTVFNDSCCDGPKTVNVFPGQNISITSNYPVIYNRYYKSAKVLSMNISNVREADYGVYLCGIYGRSSIHSIQHYFFFIEIHLHVKEPSSANIIIIISVCVIVALLLICGFALMVYKLRHMRTQGPQLSAKDNDQIPPVPRIYEEINQTKHISATDTELYMNMSPNREIISTVERPQEQNLTYTSVSFQMNPDDSAITFSKEESEYATVQRTSKL; this is encoded by the exons ATGATGAAAAGCCTCTTCATTTTTACCCTCTCCCTAATATCAG GTCCAGTGGGCTGTGTTGTGACTGGCTACACAGGAGGAAGCATCGTTATAATATCTGATATAAAATGGGGTTCAGGATTTAGTACATATATTTGTAAGGTGGGAAGCATATCATGCACAGATATAATACGTACTGACACCACAGAAAATTTTGTTCAAGAGGGAAGATTCAagctgtataaaaacaataatagatTTTTGAGAGTGTTAATCAGGAGGCTGAAGCCACAGGATACTGGAGTGTACAGAATAGGAGTAGAGGATCAGACGCCCATTGATGTGAAACTGACTGTTTTTAATG ATTCTTGTTGTGATGGACCAAAAACAGTGAATGTTTTTCCTGGACAGAATATCAGCATCACCTCTAACTATCCTGTGATTTACAACAGATACTACAA AAGTGCTAAAGTTCTCAGTATGAACATCAGTAATGTGAGAGAAGCCGATTACGGAGTTTATTTGTGTGGAATCTACGGAAGATCCAGCATCCACTCAATCCAGCATTATTTCTTCTTCATAGAGATTCATCTGCATGTTAAAG AACCTTCCAGTGCcaacatcattatcatcatcagtgtgtgtgtcattgtggcTCTGCTGCTGATTTGCGGATTTGCACTGATGGTCTACAAGCTGAGACACATGAGAACACAAG GGCCACAACTTTCTGCCAAAGACAATGATCAG ATTCCCCCTGTTCCTCGCATCTACGAGGAAATTAATCAGACCAAACATATTTCTGCAACAGACACTGAACTTTATATGAATATGAGCCCTAATAGAGAGATCATCTCCACAGTAGAACGACCACAAGAACAAAATCTCACTTACACCTCTGTGAGTTTCCAGATGAATCCAGATGATTCTGCAATCACCTTCAGCAAGGAGGAATCTGAGTATGCCACTGTCCAGCGCACCTCAAAACTGTAA
- the LOC132862343 gene encoding uncharacterized protein LOC132862343 isoform X1: MMKSLFIFTLSLISGPVGCVVTGYTGGSIVIISDIKWGSGFSTYICKVGSISCTDIIRTDTTENFVQEGRFKLYKNNNRFLRVLIRRLKPQDTGVYRIGVEDQTPIDVKLTVFNDSCCDGPKTVNVFPGQNISITSNYPVIYNRYYKYIMKLEKSRVSNAILNTYDIPQNNRFSISDDRSAKVLSMNISNVREADYGVYLCGIYGRSSIHSIQHYFFFIEIHLHVKEPSSANIIIIISVCVIVALLLICGFALMVYKLRHMRTQGPQLSAKDNDQIPPVPRIYEEINQTKHISATDTELYMNMSPNREIISTVERPQEQNLTYTSVSFQMNPDDSAITFSKEESEYATVQRTSKL; this comes from the exons ATGATGAAAAGCCTCTTCATTTTTACCCTCTCCCTAATATCAG GTCCAGTGGGCTGTGTTGTGACTGGCTACACAGGAGGAAGCATCGTTATAATATCTGATATAAAATGGGGTTCAGGATTTAGTACATATATTTGTAAGGTGGGAAGCATATCATGCACAGATATAATACGTACTGACACCACAGAAAATTTTGTTCAAGAGGGAAGATTCAagctgtataaaaacaataatagatTTTTGAGAGTGTTAATCAGGAGGCTGAAGCCACAGGATACTGGAGTGTACAGAATAGGAGTAGAGGATCAGACGCCCATTGATGTGAAACTGACTGTTTTTAATG ATTCTTGTTGTGATGGACCAAAAACAGTGAATGTTTTTCCTGGACAGAATATCAGCATCACCTCTAACTATCCTGTGATTTACAACAGATACTACAAGTATATCATGAAGCTTGAAAAGAGCAGAGTTTCTAATGCCATTCTAAACACTTACGATATACCCCAGAACAACAGATTCTCCATTTCTGATGACAGAAGTGCTAAAGTTCTCAGTATGAACATCAGTAATGTGAGAGAAGCCGATTACGGAGTTTATTTGTGTGGAATCTACGGAAGATCCAGCATCCACTCAATCCAGCATTATTTCTTCTTCATAGAGATTCATCTGCATGTTAAAG AACCTTCCAGTGCcaacatcattatcatcatcagtgtgtgtgtcattgtggcTCTGCTGCTGATTTGCGGATTTGCACTGATGGTCTACAAGCTGAGACACATGAGAACACAAG GGCCACAACTTTCTGCCAAAGACAATGATCAG ATTCCCCCTGTTCCTCGCATCTACGAGGAAATTAATCAGACCAAACATATTTCTGCAACAGACACTGAACTTTATATGAATATGAGCCCTAATAGAGAGATCATCTCCACAGTAGAACGACCACAAGAACAAAATCTCACTTACACCTCTGTGAGTTTCCAGATGAATCCAGATGATTCTGCAATCACCTTCAGCAAGGAGGAATCTGAGTATGCCACTGTCCAGCGCACCTCAAAACTGTAA